A single Desulfobaculum bizertense DSM 18034 DNA region contains:
- the bioA gene encoding adenosylmethionine--8-amino-7-oxononanoate transaminase: protein MLDDLQSLLDFDQTHIWHPYTSLKAPLPVYPVRSAQGVRLTLETGEELIDGMSSWWAAIHGYSHPALVQALSSQAEKMSHVMFGGITHRPAVELAEKLVRMTPESLQYVFYSDSGSVSVEVAIKMAFQYWISQGKPERSSLLTVCGGYHGDTFQPMSVCDPVNGMHSVFSRVLPKHYFAPAPRPRFDEACTEDDLDALKAQIFSHHDHIAALILEPVVQGAGGMRFYSPDYLRRVRELCDENDILLIADEIATGFGRSGKLFACEHAGIEPDIMCVGKALTGGMMSMAATLANEKVARGISEGSLPVLMHGPTFMGNPLACSVANASLSLLEKTPWQKRVLAIEKQLREELAPCSFMPTVADVRALGAIGVVETHKAVDMARLQKFFVDKGVWIRPFGKLVYIMPPYIISPEDLSKLCAAVCEAVSDSRFFG, encoded by the coding sequence ATGCTCGACGATTTGCAATCACTACTTGATTTTGACCAGACGCATATCTGGCACCCATACACTTCGCTCAAAGCCCCCCTGCCGGTCTATCCGGTCCGTTCCGCACAAGGCGTTCGCCTCACGCTGGAAACAGGAGAGGAACTTATTGACGGGATGAGTTCCTGGTGGGCAGCCATTCATGGTTACTCTCACCCAGCACTCGTGCAGGCCCTGAGTTCTCAGGCCGAAAAAATGTCCCACGTCATGTTTGGCGGCATCACGCACCGCCCAGCAGTTGAGCTGGCGGAAAAGCTTGTCCGCATGACTCCAGAATCACTACAGTACGTGTTTTATAGTGACTCCGGCTCCGTTTCTGTCGAAGTCGCCATTAAAATGGCCTTTCAGTACTGGATTTCTCAGGGCAAACCAGAACGCAGTTCCCTACTCACGGTCTGCGGTGGCTACCACGGCGACACCTTCCAGCCCATGAGCGTCTGCGACCCGGTCAACGGCATGCACAGCGTCTTTTCGCGCGTCCTGCCAAAGCACTATTTTGCCCCGGCTCCCCGCCCCAGATTTGACGAAGCGTGTACCGAAGACGACCTTGATGCACTCAAGGCACAAATATTCTCCCATCACGACCACATTGCAGCTCTCATTCTGGAACCTGTTGTACAGGGTGCAGGCGGAATGCGCTTCTATTCGCCAGACTATCTGCGCCGGGTGCGCGAACTCTGCGATGAGAACGATATTCTGCTCATCGCAGACGAAATCGCCACAGGTTTTGGACGCAGTGGCAAGCTCTTTGCCTGCGAGCACGCAGGAATTGAACCAGACATCATGTGTGTAGGCAAGGCTCTGACTGGCGGCATGATGAGCATGGCCGCAACCCTTGCCAACGAAAAAGTTGCTCGCGGTATTTCAGAAGGCAGTCTGCCCGTCCTCATGCACGGCCCAACATTTATGGGAAATCCCCTTGCCTGTAGCGTTGCCAATGCCAGCCTTTCCCTTTTGGAAAAGACGCCATGGCAAAAACGCGTTCTCGCCATTGAGAAACAGCTCCGGGAAGAACTTGCCCCCTGTAGCTTTATGCCTACGGTTGCCGATGTTCGCGCCCTTGGTGCCATTGGCGTCGTGGAAACGCACAAGGCTGTGGACATGGCCCGTCTGCAAAAATTCTTTGTGGACAAAGGCGTCTGGATTCGTCCCTTTGGCAAACTTGTGTACATCAT
- a CDS encoding aminodeoxychorismate/anthranilate synthase component II, with protein MKILLLDNYDSFTRNLEHLLAVSLNTRPRIVPYSAIAQEQPEPWDMIVLSPGPGRPEEYPGYERFLDSGTPVLGICLGMQIINVHFGGKVSRLAGCVHGVADRIVWQGGETDVARYHSLYAAKPAPELLVTAKNADGVPMILEHPTRPVLGFQFHPESFLTTDGGKFIEYACSYFARFA; from the coding sequence GTGAAGATTCTTCTTCTTGATAACTACGACAGTTTTACGCGAAATCTGGAGCATCTGCTTGCAGTTTCGCTGAATACTCGGCCAAGGATTGTGCCGTACTCTGCGATTGCGCAGGAGCAGCCAGAGCCGTGGGACATGATTGTGCTTTCGCCGGGACCGGGACGACCAGAAGAGTATCCCGGGTATGAGCGTTTCCTTGATTCGGGCACGCCCGTGCTCGGCATCTGCCTTGGTATGCAGATTATTAATGTCCACTTTGGGGGAAAGGTTTCCCGACTTGCGGGCTGTGTGCATGGCGTTGCGGATCGGATTGTCTGGCAGGGGGGCGAAACAGACGTCGCCCGCTATCATTCGCTGTATGCTGCAAAGCCTGCCCCTGAGCTTTTGGTGACGGCAAAAAACGCGGATGGTGTCCCCATGATTCTTGAACATCCAACGCGTCCTGTTCTTGGCTTCCAGTTCCATCCAGAATCGTTTTTGACCACTGACGGAGGAAAGTTCATTGAATACGCCTGTTCGTATTTCGCACGTTTCGCATGA